One Embleya scabrispora DNA segment encodes these proteins:
- a CDS encoding ABC transporter permease: MPARALRITLGLLVTLLAASFVIFGAIYAAPGDPAAFLVGGQEDATPEKLAAVRAAYHLDDPLWVQYGDWIGGVLHGDLGRSMQYHDQVADLVSSRVPTTLFLVSYSAVLFVVAGVALGVVSAVRGGRVDAVVVMVTTLLASIPKFVKALALVAFLGVQLGWFPVTGAGEGFGDRLYHLTLPALSLALGELAVVSRVTRQSMLEQYAQDHVAVARAAGLSEFKVIRRHVLRNALAPVVTMCGLITASLFAGTVVVETAFGISGMGSLLVQAINTHDFPVTQAVLLLMVLAYMLVTTLVDLVHPLIDPRVRLEGSAA; the protein is encoded by the coding sequence ATGCCCGCCCGCGCCCTGCGCATCACCCTTGGGCTGCTCGTCACCCTGCTCGCCGCGTCCTTCGTGATCTTCGGCGCCATCTATGCCGCCCCCGGCGACCCGGCCGCGTTCCTGGTCGGCGGCCAGGAGGACGCGACGCCGGAGAAACTGGCCGCCGTCCGGGCCGCCTACCACCTCGACGACCCGCTGTGGGTGCAGTACGGGGACTGGATCGGCGGCGTCCTGCACGGCGACCTCGGCCGCTCGATGCAGTACCACGACCAGGTCGCGGACCTGGTGTCCTCGCGCGTGCCCACCACGCTGTTCCTCGTCTCCTACTCCGCCGTGCTGTTCGTCGTGGCCGGAGTCGCCCTCGGCGTGGTGTCCGCGGTGCGCGGCGGGCGGGTCGACGCGGTCGTCGTCATGGTGACCACCCTGCTGGCGTCGATCCCCAAGTTCGTCAAGGCACTGGCCCTGGTCGCCTTCCTGGGCGTGCAGTTGGGCTGGTTCCCGGTCACCGGCGCCGGCGAGGGCTTCGGCGACCGGCTCTACCACCTGACCCTGCCGGCCCTTTCCCTGGCCCTGGGCGAACTGGCCGTGGTCAGCCGGGTGACCCGGCAGAGCATGCTGGAGCAGTACGCCCAGGACCACGTCGCCGTGGCCCGCGCGGCGGGACTGTCCGAGTTCAAGGTGATCCGCCGACACGTGCTGCGCAACGCGCTCGCGCCGGTGGTGACCATGTGCGGCCTGATCACCGCGAGCCTGTTCGCGGGCACCGTGGTCGTGGAGACCGCGTTCGGGATCAGCGGCATGGGCTCGCTCCTTGTCCAGGCGATCAACACGCACGACTTCCCGGTGACCCAGGCCGTGCTGCTGCTCATGGTGCTCGCGTACATGCTCGTCACCACGCTCGTCGACCTCGTCCACCCGCTGATCGACCCGCGGGTGCGCCTCGAAGGAAGCGCCGCATGA
- a CDS encoding ABC transporter permease, translating to MTLLQAAVPSVATASPEPAKPKRTWPIPFRIAAGFLLLTAAAAILAPLVAPYEPDTIDLNASLALPDGAHVLGTDQSGRDLLSRVLHGAGPSLVAPLALLALASVIGIALGTLAAWHGGWVDAFVSRVTDVMFAFPGLLFVILIVSVFGDGLTTAVIALALAYSPVVAKYTRSIALAERSKPYIDAYRVQGMGGFAICARRLVPNLAPSLIGYLVLMFGQVLMGMATLSYLGFGAQPPSSEWGLMVKEGQAALVQGALWPALVPGTAIALVVVAFNVVGVRISDRLGVRER from the coding sequence ATGACCCTCCTCCAAGCCGCCGTGCCGTCGGTCGCCACGGCATCCCCCGAACCGGCCAAGCCCAAGCGGACCTGGCCGATCCCGTTCCGGATCGCGGCCGGATTCCTGCTGCTGACCGCGGCCGCGGCGATCCTGGCGCCGCTGGTGGCGCCGTACGAACCGGACACGATCGACCTGAACGCCTCGCTCGCGCTGCCGGACGGCGCGCACGTGCTGGGCACCGACCAGTCCGGGCGCGACCTGCTCTCCCGGGTGCTGCACGGGGCCGGCCCGAGCCTGGTGGCGCCGCTGGCGCTGCTCGCGCTCGCGTCGGTGATCGGCATCGCGCTGGGCACGCTGGCCGCCTGGCACGGCGGCTGGGTGGACGCGTTCGTCTCGCGCGTCACCGACGTGATGTTCGCGTTCCCCGGGTTGTTGTTCGTGATCCTGATCGTGTCGGTGTTCGGCGACGGGCTGACCACGGCGGTGATCGCGCTCGCGCTGGCCTACTCGCCGGTGGTGGCCAAGTACACCCGCAGCATCGCGCTCGCGGAGCGGTCCAAGCCCTACATCGACGCCTATCGGGTGCAGGGCATGGGCGGATTCGCGATCTGCGCCCGACGGCTCGTGCCCAACCTGGCGCCGTCGCTGATCGGCTACCTGGTGCTGATGTTCGGCCAGGTGCTGATGGGCATGGCCACCCTCAGCTACCTGGGCTTCGGCGCCCAGCCGCCCAGCTCGGAATGGGGGCTGATGGTCAAGGAGGGGCAGGCCGCGCTGGTCCAGGGCGCGCTGTGGCCGGCCCTGGTACCCGGCACCGCGATCGCCCTGGTCGTGGTGGCCTTCAACGTCGTCGGCGTGCGGATCTCGGACCGCCTGGGGGTGAGGGAACGATGA
- a CDS encoding ABC transporter ATP-binding protein, with protein MTPPALEVHGLCREFALPGRRGGRTVAADDISFTVPPGGSLGLVGESGSGKTTIARMLVGLVRPDAGTIAVDGCPRAPRVRGAAERLRRAREIQMVFQDPYVSLDPRLTAAQCVAGVLRLHGEADRDKRVRELLDQVGLGTREADARPHRLSGGQRQRLSIARALAARPRVLVLDEAVSALDVSIQAQILHLLTELRTETNVALVFVSHDLAVVQQVTDDLLVLYRGVAVEQGRTRDILTDPRHAYTRLLVGSAPRPGWDPASVGALRAELAE; from the coding sequence ATGACTCCGCCGGCTCTGGAAGTACACGGCCTGTGTCGCGAGTTCGCCCTGCCGGGCCGACGCGGCGGGAGGACGGTCGCGGCCGATGACATCTCCTTCACCGTGCCGCCGGGCGGCTCGCTCGGCCTGGTCGGCGAGTCCGGCTCGGGCAAGACCACGATCGCGCGCATGCTGGTGGGCCTGGTCCGCCCGGACGCGGGCACCATCGCGGTGGACGGATGTCCGCGCGCGCCACGCGTACGAGGCGCGGCCGAACGGCTGCGTCGGGCCCGGGAGATCCAGATGGTCTTCCAGGACCCGTACGTCTCGCTGGATCCCCGGCTCACCGCCGCGCAGTGCGTGGCCGGCGTACTGCGGCTGCACGGCGAGGCGGATCGCGACAAGCGGGTGCGCGAACTGCTCGACCAGGTCGGACTCGGCACCCGCGAGGCGGACGCGCGTCCGCATCGGCTCAGCGGCGGACAGCGGCAACGGCTGTCCATCGCCCGGGCGTTGGCGGCCCGCCCGCGGGTCCTGGTGCTCGACGAGGCGGTCTCCGCGCTGGATGTGTCGATCCAGGCGCAGATCCTGCACCTGCTCACCGAGCTGCGCACGGAGACGAACGTCGCGCTGGTGTTCGTCAGCCACGACCTCGCGGTGGTGCAACAGGTCACCGACGACCTGTTGGTGCTCTATCGGGGCGTGGCGGTCGAACAGGGCCGCACCCGCGACATCCTGACCGATCCGCGACACGCCTACACCCGGCTGCTGGTCGGCTCCGCGCCGCGCCCCGGCTGGGATCCGGCCTCGGTCGGCGCGCTGCGCGCGGAACTCGCCGAGTGA
- a CDS encoding C45 family autoproteolytic acyltransferase/hydolase gives MSLPTIEIGGEPRTRGRQYGEGASALIHTAVDYYAEAFGAAGGLTWRQVTARAEHWLAPSRAFAPDLVEEMTGIAEGSGLDLLDILALNARGEIIYDDTFAAMGGPAAAPAPENPDGCTSFALLEPASGDGHVYAGQNWDWRYGVRETVMVVRVVQPGKPTVVMQVEAGQVGRQGANSAGLALNANGLGGRFDHAIGIPQTLIRRRVLDCANPAEALDVLFRTRAHIASNALLTHRSGFAIDVETTPGANGWMYPEDGLLVHGNHYQAFMPTQLAANYRPSAPDSLLRVPRAEAGLRRCRDAGDPAETRKLIHAAMSDHLGYPESLCTHPDPARPAVRQWATLLSSCVDLTTGEYRVTAGTPCDHEYELLPWNLHDGPGGA, from the coding sequence GTGTCCCTTCCGACCATCGAGATCGGCGGCGAGCCCCGGACCCGGGGCCGCCAGTACGGCGAAGGGGCGAGCGCGCTCATCCACACCGCCGTCGACTACTACGCCGAGGCATTCGGCGCCGCCGGCGGCCTGACCTGGCGTCAGGTCACCGCCCGCGCCGAACACTGGCTCGCCCCGTCCCGCGCCTTCGCCCCCGACCTGGTCGAGGAGATGACCGGCATCGCCGAGGGCTCCGGCCTCGACCTGCTCGACATCCTCGCCCTCAACGCCCGCGGCGAGATCATCTACGACGACACCTTCGCCGCGATGGGAGGCCCGGCCGCGGCGCCGGCCCCGGAGAACCCCGACGGCTGCACCTCCTTCGCCCTGCTCGAACCGGCCTCCGGCGACGGCCACGTGTACGCCGGCCAGAACTGGGACTGGCGCTACGGCGTGCGCGAGACGGTCATGGTCGTGCGCGTGGTCCAGCCCGGCAAGCCCACCGTGGTGATGCAGGTGGAGGCGGGCCAGGTCGGCCGGCAGGGCGCCAACTCGGCCGGCCTCGCCCTCAACGCCAACGGCCTCGGCGGACGCTTCGACCACGCCATCGGCATCCCGCAGACGCTGATCCGGCGCCGCGTACTCGACTGTGCCAACCCGGCCGAGGCGCTGGACGTGCTCTTCCGCACCCGCGCACACATCGCCAGCAACGCCCTGCTCACCCACCGCTCGGGCTTCGCGATCGACGTCGAGACCACCCCCGGCGCCAACGGCTGGATGTATCCCGAAGACGGCCTGCTCGTGCACGGCAACCACTACCAGGCCTTCATGCCCACCCAACTGGCCGCGAACTACCGCCCCTCGGCGCCGGATTCGCTGCTCCGAGTGCCGCGCGCCGAAGCCGGCCTGCGGCGCTGCCGGGACGCCGGCGACCCGGCCGAGACCCGCAAGCTGATCCACGCCGCGATGTCCGACCACCTCGGCTACCCCGAATCGTTGTGCACCCACCCGGATCCAGCCCGACCGGCGGTCCGACAGTGGGCGACGCTGCTGTCCAGTTGCGTCGATCTGACCACGGGCGAATACCGCGTCACCGCCGGTACCCCGTGCGATCACGAGTACGAACTCCTGCCCTGGAACCTGCACGACGGCCCCGGCGGCGCCTGA
- a CDS encoding MerR family transcriptional regulator, whose translation MRDTLVAVGDVADRFDLPISTLHYWERRGLITPHRRAGRRYYDAEHLYRIALIRLWRDTGLMSLDEIAAVLAGRTATHNWRDTVTSRITAIEAQLNQLDTARGYLSYMLECTRDNPAADCLQFRAEVLVPAPKHRPTHD comes from the coding sequence ATGAGGGACACCCTGGTCGCGGTCGGCGACGTCGCGGACCGCTTCGACCTGCCGATCTCGACGCTGCACTACTGGGAGCGCCGAGGGCTGATCACGCCGCACCGCCGCGCGGGCCGGCGCTACTACGACGCGGAACACCTGTACCGCATCGCGCTGATCCGCCTGTGGCGCGACACCGGCCTGATGTCGCTCGACGAGATAGCCGCCGTCCTGGCCGGCCGCACCGCGACACACAACTGGCGCGACACCGTCACCTCCAGGATCACCGCCATCGAGGCCCAACTGAATCAACTCGACACGGCCCGCGGCTATCTCTCCTACATGCTCGAATGCACTCGGGACAACCCGGCGGCCGACTGCCTCCAATTCCGTGCCGAAGTCCTGGTCCCCGCCCCGAAACACCGCCCGACCCACGACTGA
- a CDS encoding MurR/RpiR family transcriptional regulator, whose amino-acid sequence MSEQPLENPALARVRAAIREQWADLSPAERNVARYLTNCSPEQVLFASAADLGASIGVSNATVVRTLQRLGLGGLSALKRDIAADFVTDVAPEVRVRQRITQVGQDLDGIRARVYDEAIERLEHGRANLDPTAFRRATQLLADAGEVLAYGVGASELAGRHLALKLNRMGRRARFVGTTGFALADELLTLRRQDVVVMFVPGRFLHDMEVLLDRARVLGAGIVVVTDELVERLADTADAVLYAPHTPTGITTESLAALVLGDALLLAVASLDETRSVEHSHQLTSLRAQLLEPGEGRPKR is encoded by the coding sequence GTGAGCGAACAACCGCTGGAGAATCCGGCGCTGGCCCGAGTCCGGGCGGCGATCCGTGAGCAATGGGCCGACCTGTCTCCGGCCGAGCGCAACGTGGCCAGATACCTGACCAACTGCTCTCCCGAGCAGGTACTCTTCGCCAGCGCCGCGGACCTGGGCGCGAGCATCGGCGTCAGCAACGCCACCGTGGTGCGCACCCTGCAACGCCTGGGCCTGGGCGGCCTGTCCGCGCTCAAGCGCGACATCGCCGCCGACTTCGTCACGGACGTGGCCCCCGAGGTACGGGTCCGGCAGCGGATCACCCAGGTCGGCCAGGACCTCGACGGCATCCGCGCCCGGGTCTACGACGAGGCGATCGAACGGCTGGAGCACGGCCGGGCCAACCTGGACCCGACCGCCTTCCGCCGGGCCACCCAACTGCTGGCCGACGCCGGCGAGGTGCTCGCGTACGGCGTCGGCGCCTCCGAACTGGCCGGCCGCCACCTCGCGCTCAAGCTCAACCGCATGGGCCGGCGGGCCCGCTTCGTGGGCACCACCGGCTTCGCACTGGCCGACGAACTGCTCACGCTGCGCCGCCAGGACGTGGTGGTGATGTTCGTCCCCGGGCGATTCCTGCACGACATGGAGGTGCTGCTGGACCGCGCCCGCGTACTGGGCGCCGGCATCGTGGTGGTCACCGACGAACTGGTGGAGCGCCTGGCCGACACGGCGGACGCGGTCCTGTACGCACCGCACACCCCGACCGGCATCACCACCGAGTCCCTGGCCGCACTCGTCCTCGGCGACGCCCTCCTACTGGCGGTCGCCTCCCTCGACGAAACCCGCTCCGTCGAACACTCCCACCAACTCACATCCCTCCGAGCCCAACTCCTCGAACCCGGAGAAGGCCGCCCCAAACGCTGA
- a CDS encoding ABC transporter substrate-binding protein: MSRTRTLAALGLAALLGLSTACSNKTAGGNHAAGTPGKPADLALTDTTAKAAGPVDSVRWLLAKEPKSLDLDVRSDSDSNALLANVCERLLQTQPDLSSRPHLAESATYTDPTTLVLKLRAGVTFHDGSPMTADDVVWSLQRHAADGRNESDEFERVSSIERTGDAEVTVRLKEPDALFTKALAGNAGVVLDREQAEPAGKDYGTPGRTDACSGPYTLKEWKAGSRITLERYDAYWDKSRKPLVRSATFGWADENAMVNSMTTGAADGTYLTTMSAVPPLAGNGALTVSYGSSSRAWTLIPTERGGMKDPRVRRALSLALDRQGIAKAAFAGLATPWKTPLGPGAWGYEKATFQAGYDALQGAPAQPTAADLDAAKKLVTELGPAAPTLVIANDGTPTRNLIANAVVDAAHRIGLKAQIKTMSGADFTSLYTDQALRKSVDMFADDWYISKADPAGFYDNALTGSNNNWVGFSSPEYDSVVNEALRTTDDAARAKLLVEAERRFTADAVWLPLVQVPNVLVTSTKLTGAPASMSNVAYPWLADLGAKG, encoded by the coding sequence ATGTCCCGCACTCGCACCCTCGCCGCGCTCGGCCTCGCGGCCCTGCTCGGCCTGAGCACCGCCTGCTCCAACAAGACCGCCGGCGGCAACCACGCCGCGGGCACTCCCGGCAAACCCGCCGACCTCGCGCTGACCGACACCACCGCGAAGGCCGCCGGCCCGGTGGACAGCGTCAGATGGCTGCTCGCCAAGGAACCCAAGTCGCTGGACCTGGACGTGCGTTCGGACAGCGACTCGAACGCACTGCTCGCGAACGTCTGCGAGCGGCTGCTGCAGACCCAACCCGACCTGAGTTCGCGCCCGCACCTGGCCGAGTCCGCGACCTACACCGACCCCACCACACTCGTCCTCAAGCTGCGCGCCGGCGTCACCTTCCACGACGGTTCGCCGATGACCGCCGACGACGTGGTGTGGAGCCTGCAACGGCACGCCGCCGACGGCAGGAACGAGTCGGACGAGTTCGAGCGGGTGAGCTCCATCGAACGCACCGGCGACGCCGAGGTCACCGTACGCCTGAAGGAACCCGACGCGCTGTTCACCAAGGCCCTCGCGGGCAACGCGGGCGTCGTGCTCGACCGCGAACAGGCCGAGCCCGCCGGCAAGGACTACGGCACCCCGGGCCGCACCGACGCCTGTTCGGGCCCGTACACGCTCAAGGAATGGAAGGCCGGCAGCCGGATCACCCTGGAGCGCTACGACGCCTACTGGGACAAGTCCCGCAAGCCGCTGGTGCGTTCGGCCACCTTCGGCTGGGCCGACGAGAACGCGATGGTCAACAGCATGACCACCGGCGCCGCCGACGGCACCTACCTCACCACGATGAGCGCGGTCCCGCCCCTGGCCGGCAACGGCGCGCTCACCGTCTCCTACGGCTCCTCCTCCCGCGCCTGGACGCTCATCCCCACCGAGCGCGGCGGCATGAAGGACCCGCGCGTGCGGCGCGCGCTCTCGCTCGCGCTGGACCGCCAGGGCATCGCCAAGGCGGCCTTCGCCGGACTGGCCACCCCGTGGAAGACCCCCCTGGGACCGGGCGCGTGGGGCTACGAGAAGGCCACCTTCCAGGCCGGCTACGACGCCCTCCAGGGCGCCCCGGCGCAGCCCACCGCCGCCGACCTGGACGCGGCGAAGAAGCTGGTCACCGAACTGGGCCCGGCGGCCCCCACCCTCGTGATCGCCAACGACGGCACCCCCACCCGCAACCTGATCGCCAACGCGGTGGTGGACGCCGCCCACCGGATCGGCCTCAAGGCCCAGATCAAGACCATGTCCGGCGCCGACTTCACCTCGCTGTACACCGACCAGGCGCTGCGCAAGAGCGTCGACATGTTCGCCGACGACTGGTACATCTCCAAGGCCGACCCGGCCGGTTTCTACGACAACGCGCTCACCGGCTCGAACAACAACTGGGTCGGCTTCAGTTCGCCCGAGTACGACAGCGTCGTCAACGAGGCGCTGCGCACCACCGACGACGCCGCCCGGGCCAAACTGCTGGTCGAGGCCGAGCGCCGGTTCACCGCCGACGCGGTGTGGCTGCCGCTGGTTCAGGTGCCGAACGTGCTGGTCACCAGCACCAAGCTGACCGGCGCCCCCGCGTCGATGTCCAACGTCGCCTACCCGTGGCTGGCCGACCTCGGCGCCAAGGGCTGA
- a CDS encoding ABC transporter ATP-binding protein: MVDKANAAVENRLDHDRLLDIEDLTVELPGVGARRPVLDAVRLRVDRGEVVGLVGESGSGKSTAAKAVLRMLPRDAHIRGRVGVAGRDVLTLGPGDLRELRARRVAMVHQDPRSSLNPVRRIGDFLTERLIHTLGRPKAQAYAEALRLLEAVGIVRPAERLRQFPHELSGGMLQRVVIAAALAGDPELLLADEATSALDVTTQAEILAILREHRARRGLGLLFITHDLHLAAAYCDRVYVMYAGRVVEERTAEQLFEDPRHPYTAGLLACTPELGDPRPIRPIPGRPPSLDDAFPGCPFVARCPAAQTACETWRPVARELDGGGSVMCRRTDLDHPVEMVRS; this comes from the coding sequence ATGGTCGACAAGGCGAACGCGGCCGTCGAGAACCGACTCGACCACGATCGCCTGCTGGACATCGAGGACCTGACCGTCGAACTGCCCGGCGTCGGAGCGCGCCGCCCGGTGCTCGACGCCGTGCGCCTTCGGGTGGATCGCGGTGAAGTGGTGGGCCTGGTCGGCGAGTCCGGCTCGGGCAAGTCCACCGCCGCCAAGGCCGTGTTGCGGATGTTGCCGCGCGACGCGCACATCCGCGGCCGGGTGGGCGTGGCCGGGCGTGACGTGCTCACCCTGGGCCCCGGCGACCTGCGCGAACTGCGCGCCCGCCGGGTGGCGATGGTGCACCAGGATCCCCGCTCCTCGCTCAATCCGGTGCGCCGGATCGGCGACTTCCTGACCGAGCGGCTGATCCACACCCTGGGCCGGCCGAAGGCGCAGGCGTACGCCGAGGCGCTGCGCCTGCTCGAAGCGGTGGGCATCGTGCGACCGGCCGAGCGGTTGCGGCAGTTCCCGCACGAGTTGTCCGGCGGGATGCTCCAGCGGGTGGTGATCGCGGCGGCGCTCGCGGGCGACCCCGAACTGCTGCTCGCGGACGAGGCGACCAGCGCGCTGGACGTGACCACGCAGGCCGAGATCCTGGCCATCCTGCGCGAACACCGCGCCCGGCGCGGCCTGGGCCTGCTGTTCATCACGCACGACCTGCACCTGGCCGCGGCCTACTGTGACCGGGTGTACGTGATGTACGCCGGCCGGGTCGTGGAGGAGCGCACGGCCGAGCAACTGTTCGAGGATCCTCGCCACCCGTACACGGCCGGACTGCTGGCCTGTACACCGGAGTTGGGCGACCCGCGCCCGATCCGGCCGATCCCGGGCCGACCGCCGTCACTGGACGACGCCTTCCCCGGCTGCCCGTTCGTCGCGCGCTGCCCGGCGGCGCAGACCGCGTGCGAGACCTGGCGGCCGGTCGCCCGCGAACTCGACGGCGGCGGCAGCGTGATGTGCCGCCGAACCGACCTGGACCACCCCGTGGAGATGGTGCGCTCATGA